The Hippocampus zosterae strain Florida chromosome 19, ASM2543408v3, whole genome shotgun sequence region CCATCGATGTTTTCGGAGCTTGGTCAAGTTCTCCTGCCCCAAGCCCATAGCAGGGAGGGGCACCGGCTTGCTCCGATACGCCACCGTGTTGTACTGGCACTTCTTCAGGTGGTTTGACATGCTGGGGACGTCGGTGAACCCCCACTTCAGCACCGGGCTGAATGCGGTGCTGAACCGCCACACCTgtagtcaaacaaaaaaaaaaaagaataaataactaacTGATTCTTCATACGCATGTTAGGTTCGTTAAAGATTCGAaatcacgggtgtcaaagtcaaggcccgggggccagatctggcccgccacatcattttatatggcctgcaagagcaaatcaagcatgtcaatttATAAAGTCTgaagcaaaatttcaaattgtcagatgtaagtcacaataacagtcattattcttgacttgtgattaattcattcagtaccagccaatattctagaccaagtctaaaaagacgtttaaatacgtctttgggagtgaatgggttaactagttatccatcaatttgtcgtgcgctgtgtatgtaatatgtggaggtgatgaaacatttttatggcttcccaaaattcataacgcccctccaagggaaaaaccgtaactacaatgttaCAATGTGCCGCTCGATGACATCACGGCTGCGATGGGTTCGAGGCGTTGGGTTTTTGAGAAGCGCTTCCCATCGGCGAGCGCTTGCGTGGAGTTCAACTCACTTTGTGCTTAACCTGCCACGATACCCTCCTGTGACCGCCGGCGCTTTGCCTCCTTTCCCACTGCAGCTCCACGATACCTCTGGTGTGGAGGAGACTGGAGCACACCTCCCTCATGGTCCGCGACACCAAAGACAGTTGGCACAGGCTGAAGCTGTCCAGGTAGCCCGCGATGTGCCACAGAATCTCGGTGGGTAGTTCGCTGAAGCGGTCCGACTGTGAATCGCCGGAGAGTTTGGCCCCGGGATGAGGCTGCACTCCGAAGGACCGAAGGAGCCTGCTGTGGACCACCTGGGCCCCCGGCGACGTGGGGTAAAACCTCCGCTGGGAGAAGGTGCAGCCGTAAAAAGCCAGCGGGCAGCGGTGCTCCATCCAGCCGTTGAGCCCGGCGTGAACGTCGCCGTGGACGTTGGTGAAATGGGAGGAGAACTCATCCCGGCGGAAGGACTGAGCGCACACGAAGGGGAACATGTGCTGGTAGCGGGCGTTGTTGGGGATGGAGTAGTTATGCGGGAGCGCCTCGCCCTCCAGCGGTTCCGGAACGAGGCCGAGGCGGAGCGTATGGAAGGGGCTGGGGCAAGGGATCTGCGGGGACGCGTGGTCGCAGGCGGACGCCGACGCCATGTCGCCGACCCTCGTGTTCGTGACCAGCACGGCCGCCGGGATGGGGAACGTCTGCGTGCCCGAGTGGGCGCGGCGGTCGTCCACGCGGAGGGGATCCGAGATCCTTCTGTACTCTCTTGACTCCTCCAGGCAGAAGATCAGGGCGGCTGTGATCAGGTCGATTTCGCCGAGCCCGACGGGATCGTCGTCCTGTTCCAGATCTGAGGTGTCAACTGCTTTGTCCTCTGTCTCGGTTTCTACTGGACTCTGGCCACTGGGGAGGGGCCACTTTTCTGGCTTATGGTTTGGTTTGTCTTGGGCCGCCACATGAGGGGACAGACCCGCTTCCTGAGGAGCAACCAAGTCTTTCCGTGCAACTACCTCCAGACAGCCATTCATGAAcaaacttttttcttcttccgtgGTTTGTCCGTTCTGGAAGTGCACCGGTCTGGGGGTCTGCTGATCGGCTTCTACTCCCAGCGCTCCAGCAAGGCTATTGGCTGAGTGAGCAATGCTAACCAGGTCCGATACATCGGCGATGTTCCTCGGCGGCGCTTCCTTACCGTTGTGCGAATCCCGAGAAGGAACCAAGTCCTCTTCTGCGACCATCTCCAGGCAGCCATTCGTTAATGAACTCATTTCTTCCTTAGCCGCCCACGCGCTTCGTCCCTTTTCAAGCCGCACGAGTCCGCCCAGTCTGCTTCCCTGCATTGCGGCTTCCGCTCTCGCGCCATCGACACGGCCGTCGGATGAGTTTGCGCGGCTCACCAGCTCCAGAGCGCTGGCTAAGGTCCTCGTGGTCTCCAGAGTGGCCTCGTACAGTTTGCCGTAGTGCTGCTCGTTCAGTCCGTTGATACCGTTGGCGATTCGCTCTTTCGCCGTCGCCGCTCGCAACTCGGACAAGCCTGACTCCGTCTCTTTGGGAATCTCACCCGTAGGGTCTGGCGAGCCCGTCCGGACGGTCGGCGGGACGGCAATCAACCTGAGCGACTCCAGCATGGTGCACTGATCCTGGAGGGCGAGGGCCATGTCGAGCTGCTCCACTTCCTCCACACCGCGACTCAAGCGGTCGTACGACGAGTAGTCAGTGCAGCTGACTGGCCAGCGGTTCCACTCCATGGTGCAGCGCACCACCCCGGCCGGACACACTTCCAAGTGGGCCGACATTTGGTTGCGCGTCATGGCGGCGGGGCAGCCGTAGGCGCTGTTCAGGCACGGCACCCGCAGCAGCGAGCACAGGAAGTGGTGCTCATCGGCTTTGCACGTGTGAAACACTGCGCCGCACATTAGAGGGCAGCTGGTGAGTTGGCAGGAAACGCCTGGCAGAGGTCTGACCGCGCATCTTAGGTTGACACAGGACATGCAGTGAGCATGTTCCTCGGCCATTTTGACCTGCCCAATAAGGGGACAAAGCAAACATTACACCATTCGGTCAGCTATTTTCTAAAATGCTTTTCCTCAGCTTGTTACCGGTACCAGCTATCGACATTGAAAGGCTGCGCCTCATGCCAAACCTCCAACAGTGCAAACGTCTTTTGTACTTTACAAAAGCAAAGGGCTGTGAAATTTCATCTTCAACTCTTTTTCAAAGTTCATCAAGCCATGAGCATTGTATTAAATAAAACAACGAGCTCACTGATCCCATCTATTCGACAAATATTTAttggcacaatttttttttcattgtgccaTATTATCAAAGTAGTTATTGTATAGAAATAGCTTTTCTGTATttacatatacacatacattaCATATTACATACTCTATATTACATTTTATGCAATACTTTTACTTATTTGCAGGAGTTAAATTAGTACTTATGCTTTAACCAGTCTCTTACTTtaaccagtcttttttttcctccacagttTTTGCCACCGCTGACCACAGTGCAACAGCCAAGGTATCAAAACTGCACTGTACTTAACATCACTTAAATTCACCACTTTGTTTAAATCACCTCCAACTTTTGCTACCTGTCCGTTCAATGAAGCATACGGTTCGTTTGATAGAACCGGTCGCAGCATCATCGCTGTCAGTCTAAACTCCGAACGTGTTTGGATGACTTTAGTCGGTGATCTCTATTTAACATGAGCGGTGATGCTAACCTTGGCTAAAAACAATAGCATTGTCGGAAGTTTCGCTGGCCACTTCTTCAAGCTGTAGcgataaataacaaaaaaaaaaacaagacgtaCAAGCAAAGTGGGCACCTTCTCACCTTTTCCTTTAAGAAGCTGTGCGTTAGAACGGACAGCAAAAATAATGCAGCGGCGCGAGTAGTTTATGAAGGATGAGTTCACATCCGTGTGTCGACTTCCTCCACCCGATCCAAGGAGGTCACGTGACCAACAGTCATACTCCTGAGCCTGGCAGCTCAGAGCCAGCAAAATCGCAACTACGCTCGATACTATGGCGTGTTTTTGAAACCTATTTGACCACAAATGAAATTCCGCCTGTTCGTGATAGCTGATAACTGTGAAAGACCTCCGTCACAGTCTATTGTCGTTGTGCGGTTGATTTGAGCGCCACATTGATAGCCTCGGCCAGCTATACTTGCACGTCAACAGAGGCGCCATGTTTGTCAGGGCAAAGTGCCATTCGCTTGCGAGAACCATTTGAGCATAATAACTTTTATCTCGTGGTTTTAATTCATGTGAGTACAGTATAATCACATTTATATTGTGGGTttaatgtgtgtgcgcgtgtgtggctTGAAATGCATGTAGATTAAATGAGTAGTACAGTAATAGATGTCACGTTACTGTacaccaaattcatttgatTTCCTTGACCCAAACTACAAAAATCTGATTTACAGTATTTCACTCACTAAAAAGAGTATAATTTTTAAggaatagtatagtatagtataataTACCACACCAAAAAGTGCCAAACGATgagacaattacaaaaaaaatcttgtttcgttttcgtttgatttcatttttaaactaaTACCAGTGAGGTAGTCGTAGACCGTCTCGTTTACTTGAATAGTTCCCCATTGTCTTCTAATTGGTGCGATGCGCCGGTTTTATGGTCTGCAATGCCCTGTAGTACACACACGAGGTCAGTGTTGCGCCGGCTTGGATCCCAAAATGCAAAAAGAGGCCATTTGGATGGATTTGAGAAAGCTGTCATTCCTATGGATGAACGCTGGGTGACGCAATGAGACTGTGATctgctgtccatggtgctgaaaCCCAGTTGACGTCCTTCCACCTCAGATCTGTCCCCATTCAAACCCTTCAATTTAAATTTACGCTCACGCTGTTTTCTGCAGACGTCATTAATATTTCTGAAAGTGTATTTGTTTGGTTAATAACAATGACGAAACTGTCATGTGTTTGGATTTTGTCGGTTTTTTTACCTGCGTGTGAGGCTAATGCTCTGGGCGAGAGACCTCAGTAGAGAAAGGGATCTGTGAGAGAAGACGGAAGCAGCCAGTCAGAGAGATTTTTGAGGGATATAGAGAGTtagtcggggagggggggagaaagacTGAGGAGAGAGCTACCGcccgtgagagagagagagatggggaAATAGGGAGTCAGATAGTGAGAATCTGAAAGAGTCATAGTGTCAGAAAGAATGCTTGGTGGGAGGGGGTGCAGCATGGTgcaagagaggggggggggcgccgtgcAGGAGTAAAACTTTGGTGTGAATGACAAAGAGGGAATGAGAAAAAGGGCTCTGGTAATAGGGACAGAGTTGAGCTGTGTGCtgtagttgggggggggggggtagagagcAGAGAGGAGAGAACTGTAGCTaggagagggagaaaaagaTGGCCAAATAGAAAGCGATATggcgaagagagagagagagagagctatgGTCTAAGAGAGGGAGCgctataatgtgtgtgtgtgtccgtgcgtgcgcgcgcgcgtacgagtgagatagagagagagagagagagagagatctgcAGATGGTTataggagagagagaaatagagaGCGCTATGGTGTGAGAGCGAGAGAAGACGAGCGCGAGAGCAACACGCGCTCAGGAAGACGAGCGAAGGAGGCACGCGGCATGTCTCGAGGATTcaggtaagttttttttttccacgcttcAAACGCCCTTTCGTCCCATTTCCACATTGGCTACACGTGCACGCGCCTGGACAGGCGTCAGGCAAGGCACCAGCGgagcccccctttttttttttttctcgtgttcGAGGGCCGCCTCAGTCATGACAAGGCTACCGACGAGATGCGGCATGACAATTCCACGGACGCTCTTCGTGCTGGTGCTGTTTGTCCATTGTGCTGGAATCTGGTTTGGGGAAGAGTCCACGCCTTCCTTTCTGAATCCACAGCGCCCGATTTACTCCAAACCACCAAGGGACTGATAGAAATCAGGTTCGGATCCGGACCTTTAGGCGTCTTTATTTCTTTACTGTGTGTGAATTATTGAACCAGTGCAACTTTGGGAGATTTATAGTCTCGCTGCGTATTTTGAATATTGACAGaggataatgcaaaaaaaaaaaaaaaagaaaaaagaaaagcttcaTTTTGGTCTGTTAGATAAGTTAAAATGCATGATCAGTTTCTATGTCCCTGGTTAGCCAATTTGACATCTTGCATGTTACAGTGTTGAGCTGAGGTCGACCTCCCACTCCCCCCcaaataattgtatttacaTTAGAAATATGAAATTGTTATATTTTGGTGAGTGACGACTGTGAAATCACAGAGTTACAAGAAAAACTTTGTGTTGGGTCAATATCGTCGTTTTCTTATGATTAAGAAAAAAACGTTTCCGTTAAAATGCACAAATTATAATGTTCGGCAAATTAAACCGTAATGTGCTGAAAAAGTCATGCTCACGCGTTTAAAAAGACGTGACGAGTATTGTTACAAAATGTGCATAAATACTGAGAAATACGTCCTAATAACGTTGAAATATACCAATATACTTTTTTCCAAGACGTACTTTCACTCTGTCATTAGAAATAAAGTTCCTTGTTTATTTTCATGTCTCAGGGGGTGCGAAGGCACCAGCCCATGACTCCACCTCAATAAGACAAAATGATCATAACaataatgacttcatttttttttcatatatgttGACTCATTTTGTGACGTTCTTgtctaaaagtttttttttttgccccccccactccccgcaTCTAGATGCGCGTACACGAGGTGCAGGCGCGGCGTCCGCAGGTGGCTGGGATAAACCCCGACGTGACCTCAGCTGCTATGCCCGGCCGCTAAAGATGGCTCCCCTCG contains the following coding sequences:
- the LOC127592278 gene encoding F-box only protein 30-like, producing MAEEHAHCMSCVNLRCAVRPLPGVSCQLTSCPLMCGAVFHTCKADEHHFLCSLLRVPCLNSAYGCPAAMTRNQMSAHLEVCPAGVVRCTMEWNRWPVSCTDYSSYDRLSRGVEEVEQLDMALALQDQCTMLESLRLIAVPPTVRTGSPDPTGEIPKETESGLSELRAATAKERIANGINGLNEQHYGKLYEATLETTRTLASALELVSRANSSDGRVDGARAEAAMQGSRLGGLVRLEKGRSAWAAKEEMSSLTNGCLEMVAEEDLVPSRDSHNGKEAPPRNIADVSDLVSIAHSANSLAGALGVEADQQTPRPVHFQNGQTTEEEKSLFMNGCLEVVARKDLVAPQEAGLSPHVAAQDKPNHKPEKWPLPSGQSPVETETEDKAVDTSDLEQDDDPVGLGEIDLITAALIFCLEESREYRRISDPLRVDDRRAHSGTQTFPIPAAVLVTNTRVGDMASASACDHASPQIPCPSPFHTLRLGLVPEPLEGEALPHNYSIPNNARYQHMFPFVCAQSFRRDEFSSHFTNVHGDVHAGLNGWMEHRCPLAFYGCTFSQRRFYPTSPGAQVVHSRLLRSFGVQPHPGAKLSGDSQSDRFSELPTEILWHIAGYLDSFSLCQLSLVSRTMREVCSSLLHTRGIVELQWERRQSAGGHRRVSWQVKHKVWRFSTAFSPVLKWGFTDVPSMSNHLKKCQYNTVAYRSKPVPLPAMGLGQENLTKLRKHRWPEDC